A stretch of the Drosophila sulfurigaster albostrigata strain 15112-1811.04 chromosome 2L, ASM2355843v2, whole genome shotgun sequence genome encodes the following:
- the LOC133844265 gene encoding uncharacterized protein LOC133844265, which translates to MAFVARRSIEGKLVDCQVISGLRGKSSMPVSDVSDEDTDSGTVPGYSSRSYVSPTVRYVAKDEEENISNIYTQGRGMQRDLDSVSRYADEYESGEEESGNELQQIDDQGAGGDYLYRDDEAAKSIISEKDVDEKTVLMPRRYVAGGGDADRELHDSLSLASIDEDTVCSPMLNGDNDADCLSIVSNDVSTVCHSDAKTDAVSMVSFDVATVCQPSAADKLLPDDTMSLDSMNCPSIYRAAKPSEDAVSTNTFDCQSQLTSRTYNVKSTTVRRDDCSSASTCSWTDMYGGALKQSESRSNIVPSLSLNLSTASSSGSSTYFRTFDDKKQQHGQAAYQDWVKRKERQKQQKQQAAKMEREKRDAENAMRQRLAKERYQEWCRQKELQQKKPATNSLKSTGSSTGYSSQSSTASSGGLSLNRTKLQRKETKEAIQKRLADWERVKKQQQLRERERQQKQQQSKEQLELQRKQRSEGAWQNWMKSVNKRAKPVPLNQGFDTLRGTISNIYVNPNQWVSNIDPNDSRAN; encoded by the coding sequence ATGGCATTTGTGGCACGACGCAGCATCGAGGGCAAGTTGGTTGATTGTCAGGTGATTTCGGGGCTACGAGGGAAAAGCTCGATGCCTGTGTCCGATGTGAGTGACGAAGATACTGATTCCGGCACTGTGCCTGGCTACAGTTCTCGCTCCTATGTTTCGCCCACTGTGCGCTATGTGGCCAAGGACGAAGAAGAGAATATCAGCAACATCTACACTCAGGGACGTGGCATGCAACGAGATCTTGACTCCGTTTCACGCTATGCTGATGAGTATGAGAGCGGTGAGGAGGAGAGTGGCAATGAGCTGCAGCAGATAGATGATCAGGGAGCAGGTGGCGACTATCTGTACAGAGATGATGAGGCTGCCAAGTCGATCATATCGGAGAAGGATGTTGATGAGAAGACTGTGCTCATGCCACGTCGCTATGTTGCAGGTGGCGGCGATGCTGATCGAGAGCTGCACGATAGCTTGAGTCTGGCTTCGATTGATGAGGACACAGTTTGCAGTCCAATGCTGAACGGCGATAACGATGCTGATTGCCTGAGCATTGTCTCGAATGATGTTTCTACAGTTTGTCACTCTGATGCCAAGACTGACGCCGTCAGCATGGTCTCTTTTGATGTGGCCACTGTTTGCCAACCTAGTGCGGCAGACAAGTTGCTGCCGGATGACACAATGAGTCTCGACTCCATGAATTGTCCTTCTATTTACCGTGCGGCGAAGCCGAGCGAAGACGCTGTGAGCACCAATACATTTGATTGCCAGAGTCAATTGACAAGCCGCACCTATAATGTGAAGTCAACCACAGTGCGACGTGACGATTGCTCTTCGGCATCCACATGTAGCTGGACTGATATGTACGGCGGTGCCCTGAAGCAGTCGGAGAGCCGCAGCAACATTGTACCATCACTTAGTCTCAATCTGTCGACCGCATCGTCGTCAGGCTCATCTACATACTTTCGCACGTTCGACGACAAGAAGCAACAACACGGCCAAGCGGCCTATCAGGATTGGGTGAAGCGTAAGGAGCgccagaagcagcagaaacaacagGCCGCCAAGATGGAGCGCGAGAAACGCGATGCGGAGAATGCGATGCGTCAGCGTCTTGCCAAAGAACGCTACCAGGAGTGGTGCAGGCAAAAGGAGTTGCAGCAGAAGAAGCCGGCAACAAATAGTCTTAAGAGTACCGGCAGCTCTACCGGCTATAGCAGCCAATCGAGCACGGCGAGCTCGGGTGGCTTGAGTCTTAATCGCACTAAGTTGCAGCGCAAGGAGACCAAGGAAGCGATTCAGAAGCGACTAGCCGACTGGGAGCGTgtgaagaagcagcaacagctgcggGAGCGTGAGCgtcagcagaagcagcagcagagcaaggagcagctggagctgcagCGTAAACAGAGGAGCGAAGGCGCCTGGCAGAACTGGATGAAGTCGGTTAACAAGCGGGCCAAACCGGTGCCATTGAATCAGGGCTTCGACACGCTGCGTGGCACCATTTCTAACATCTATGTGAATCCAAATCAATGGGTTTCGAATATTGATCCCAACGATTCGCGTGCCAATTAA